From the Euphorbia lathyris chromosome 6, ddEupLath1.1, whole genome shotgun sequence genome, one window contains:
- the LOC136232771 gene encoding sulfite oxidase, whose protein sequence is MPGIHGPSDYAREPPRHPSLKINAKEPFNAEPLRLDLVTSYVTPVDFFYKRNHGPIPIVEDIERYSVTVGGLIEHSGELFMRDILKLPKYNVTATLQCAGNRRTAMSNVKKVRGVGWDACAIGNAVWGGAKLSDVLELFGISKLTNTTQSGGKHVEFVSIDKCKEENGGPYKASVPLSQATNPEADVLLAYEMNGEPLNRDHGYPLRVVVPGVIGARSVKWLDSINIIAEECQGFFMQKDYKMFPPSVDWDNINWSTRRPQMDFPVQSAICSLEDVTAVKPGKVRVRGYATSGGGRGIERVDVSINGGKTWVEASRQQKAGVPYIADGTNSDKWAWVLFKVIVDVPHNTQIVAKAVDTAANVQPQSVEEIWNLRGILNTSWHRVEVRVGHSSM, encoded by the exons ATGCCCGGAATTCATGGGCCATCGGATTATGCCCGGGAACCACCGCGGCATCCTTCCCTCAAAATCAATGCCAAG GAACCTTTTAATGCTGAACCACTTCGTTTAGACTTGGTTACCTCTTATGTGACGCCGGTTGATTTTTTCTACAAGAGAAACCATGGACCTATCCCTATAGTTGAGGACATAGAGAG ATATTCGGTTACTGTTGGTGGCCTGATAGAGCACTCTGGAGAGCTGTTTATGAGAGATATCTT GAAGCTTCCAAAATATAATGTTACTGCCACCTTACAG TGTGCTGGTAACAGAAGGACTGCCATGAGCAATGTTAAAAAAGTTAGAGGAGTTGGCTGGGATGCTTGTGCCATAGGAAATG CTGTTTGGGGTGGTGCCAAATTATCCGATGTTCTCGAACTTTTTGGGATATCCAAATTAACAAATACCACACAATCAGGTGGAAAGCATGTTGAATTTGTGAGCATTGATAAGTGTAAG GAGGAGAATGGAGGCCCATATAAGGCATCAGTTCCACTAAGTCAAGCCACAAACCCTGAAGCTGATGTTTTACTTGCTTATGAGATGAACGGAGAG CCTCTAAACAGGGATCATGGTTATCCATTGCGAGTGGTTGTTCCAGGTGTTATAGGTGCACGATCTGTCAAGTGGTTGGATTCCATTAACATAATTGCAGAAGAATGTCAG GGTTTCTTTATGCAAAAGGACTACAAAATGTTTCCCCCGTCAGTGGATTGGGATAATATCAATTGGTCCACAAGGCGGCCACAAATGGATTTCCCTGTCCAG AGTGCAATTTGTTCTTTAGAAGATGTGACGGCAGTAAAGCCTGGAAAG GTCAGAGTGAGAGGATATGCGACATCAGGAGGTGGCCGTGGAATTGAGAGAGTGGATGTATCTATCAATGGTGGCAAAACCTGGGTGGAAGCATCCAGACAACAGAAGGCTGGTGTCCCTTATATTGCAGATGGCACAAACAGTGACAAATGGGCATGGGTGCTGTTTAAAGTTATTGTTGACGTGCCCCACAACACACAGATTGTTGCAAAAGCA GTAGACACAGCAGCAAATGTGCAACCTCAATCTGTGGAAGAAATATGGAATTTGAGAGGCATACTGAACACTTCATGGCACCGAGTTGAAGTCCGAGTTGGTCACTCCAGTATGTGA